From Acidimicrobiales bacterium, one genomic window encodes:
- the ligD gene encoding non-homologous end-joining DNA ligase has translation MAESERVHVEIDGHRLAVSNLEKVMYPMVGFTKAQVIDYFVRIAPVMLPHIGDRGITLRRWPDGVTENSFFEKRCPSHRPGWVGTCLGPGDRRGGIEYCRLDSIAALAWTANLAALEIHSPMSRCGDIDTPTMLVFDLDPGEPATIVECAQVALEIRDVLDSVGLQCFAKTSGSKGMQLYVPLNTPHGHEHASDFALAVAQLLEQKMPALVLSNMTRKLRKGKVFIDWSQNSRHKTTIAPYSLRAKDRPTVSTPITWDEVADGADGEPLGFEAAEVLARVEEHGDLFAETLTLQQQLPAGG, from the coding sequence ATGGCGGAATCCGAGCGCGTCCATGTCGAGATCGACGGCCATCGCCTGGCGGTGAGCAATCTCGAAAAGGTCATGTACCCGATGGTGGGCTTCACGAAAGCCCAGGTCATCGACTACTTCGTCCGGATCGCGCCGGTGATGCTGCCCCACATCGGCGACCGCGGGATCACCCTGCGGCGTTGGCCCGACGGGGTGACGGAGAACTCGTTCTTCGAGAAGCGGTGTCCGTCGCACCGCCCGGGCTGGGTGGGGACGTGCCTCGGTCCCGGCGATCGCCGCGGGGGCATCGAGTACTGCCGCCTGGATTCGATCGCGGCGCTGGCATGGACCGCGAACCTGGCGGCGCTCGAGATCCACTCGCCGATGTCGCGCTGTGGTGACATCGACACGCCGACGATGCTCGTGTTCGACCTCGACCCCGGTGAGCCGGCGACGATCGTCGAATGCGCCCAGGTCGCTCTCGAGATCCGAGACGTGCTCGACAGCGTGGGCCTGCAGTGCTTCGCGAAGACCTCCGGGAGCAAGGGCATGCAGCTCTATGTCCCGCTCAACACCCCGCACGGGCACGAGCACGCGTCGGACTTCGCCCTCGCGGTCGCGCAACTGCTGGAGCAGAAGATGCCCGCGCTGGTGCTGTCGAACATGACGAGGAAGCTGCGCAAGGGGAAGGTGTTCATCGACTGGAGCCAGAACTCCCGACACAAGACGACCATTGCCCCGTATTCGTTGCGAGCCAAGGACCGTCCGACGGTGTCGACACCGATCACGTGGGACGAGGTCGCCGACGGCGCCGACGGCGAACCGCTCGGATTCGAGGCCGCCGAGGTGCTGGCACGCGTCGAGGAGCACGGCGACCTCTTCGCCGAGACCCTCACGCTCCAGCAGCAGCTCCCGGCCGGGGGCTGA
- a CDS encoding leucyl aminopeptidase, whose amino-acid sequence MTITFHAVRTVPKAAKAAIRVVTTEQVEAGIDGVPGSQLTAAGFEGKAGQTHTWPDGERVMGLVGVGAAEELDADAVRRAGAAIGRGFARHTRIGVDLPEGELPATDARQALVEGVRLGAYKFLTYKTDAKPTKLGRVDVGGGSGARNQAALDLGSAIADGQVLARDLVNEPGGTLTAPEFAKRAAAIGRETGLTVKVWDEAAIKKGKLGGLLGVNRGSELPPRLVELTYTPKGKATATLALVGKGLVFDAGGLSIKTGAGMMTMKCDMGGGAAVIGAMSVMSRIAPTCRVRAFVPMTDNMLGGDATRPGDVLTIRNGKTIEVLNTDAEGRLILADALSLASEAKPDAIIDLATLTGACMVALGPKIAGLMGNNDAWIDQIEDASASSGERVWHLPLPKDYKKQFESTVADMKNIGTPYGGALTAGLILSEFVADGIPWAHLDIAGPAWSDADEDEITKGGTGFGVRLLVDLAANFAKP is encoded by the coding sequence ATGACCATCACGTTCCACGCCGTTCGCACGGTCCCCAAAGCGGCGAAGGCCGCGATCCGGGTCGTCACGACCGAGCAGGTCGAGGCGGGCATCGACGGTGTGCCGGGCAGCCAGCTGACGGCCGCCGGATTCGAAGGCAAGGCAGGGCAGACCCACACCTGGCCCGACGGCGAGCGTGTGATGGGCCTCGTCGGGGTGGGCGCGGCCGAGGAGCTCGACGCCGATGCCGTGCGCCGCGCCGGTGCCGCCATCGGTCGCGGGTTCGCTCGCCACACCCGAATCGGCGTCGACCTGCCCGAGGGCGAACTCCCGGCCACCGACGCCCGCCAGGCCCTTGTCGAGGGCGTGCGTCTGGGCGCCTACAAGTTCCTCACCTACAAGACCGATGCGAAGCCGACGAAGCTCGGTCGTGTCGATGTCGGCGGCGGGAGCGGCGCGCGCAACCAGGCGGCGCTGGATCTCGGATCCGCCATCGCCGACGGCCAGGTGCTCGCTCGCGACCTGGTCAACGAGCCGGGTGGCACGCTCACCGCGCCCGAGTTCGCCAAGCGGGCAGCCGCGATCGGCCGCGAGACCGGGTTGACGGTGAAGGTCTGGGACGAGGCCGCGATCAAGAAGGGGAAGCTGGGCGGGCTGCTGGGCGTGAACCGCGGCTCGGAGCTTCCGCCCCGCCTCGTGGAGTTGACCTACACGCCGAAGGGCAAGGCCACCGCAACCCTCGCGCTGGTGGGCAAGGGTCTCGTGTTCGATGCCGGTGGCCTGTCGATCAAGACGGGCGCCGGGATGATGACGATGAAGTGCGACATGGGCGGTGGCGCCGCCGTGATCGGCGCCATGAGCGTCATGTCCCGGATCGCACCGACCTGCCGGGTCCGCGCCTTCGTGCCGATGACCGACAACATGCTCGGTGGCGACGCCACCCGCCCGGGCGACGTGCTCACGATCCGCAACGGCAAGACGATCGAGGTGCTCAACACCGACGCCGAGGGGCGACTGATCCTCGCCGATGCCCTGTCGTTGGCCAGCGAGGCCAAGCCCGATGCGATCATCGACCTCGCGACCCTCACCGGTGCGTGCATGGTGGCCCTCGGACCGAAGATCGCAGGGCTCATGGGCAACAACGACGCCTGGATCGACCAGATCGAGGACGCCTCGGCATCGTCGGGGGAGCGGGTCTGGCATCTACCGCTGCCGAAGGACTACAAGAAGCAGTTCGAGTCGACCGTTGCCGACATGAAGAACATCGGCACGCCCTACGGCGGGGCGCTCACCGCGGGGTTGATCCTCAGCGAGTTCGTGGCCGACGGGATTCCCTGGGCCCACCTCGACATCGCCGGCCCGGCCTGGAGCGATGCCGACGAGGACGAGATCACCAAGGGCGGCACGGGCTTCGGTGTTCGCCTACTCGTCGATCTGGCGGCCAACTTCGCGAAGCCGTAG
- a CDS encoding glucose-1-phosphate thymidylyltransferase has translation MKGLILSGGAGTRLRPITHTSAKQLVPIANKPILFYGIEDMAAAGIEEIGIIIAPATGDEIREHVGDGSQFGVRITWIVQEEPLGLAHCVLIARDFLGDDDFVMYLGDNMLEQGLTEFVEGFENARSAEPQLGVEHIAPAAQILLAKVENPTAFGVAEIGPNGEVLQLVEKPEVPPSDLALVGVYLFDSTIHTAVASIEPSPRGELEITDAIQWLVTNGHRVNHEVLVGWWIDTGKKDPLLECNRLVLDILKRNVAGDVDDRSSIDGRVVIEAGATIINSTVRGPAIIGAGTVVEDSYVGPYSSIAVDCRITRSEIDNSVLLRRSSVTDIPRLTDSLVGRDTQITKGDARPRATRVMLGDHCHVEIE, from the coding sequence GTGAAGGGTCTCATTCTCAGCGGTGGTGCCGGAACCCGGCTCCGCCCCATCACCCACACCAGCGCGAAGCAGCTGGTGCCCATCGCCAACAAGCCGATCCTGTTCTACGGGATCGAGGACATGGCGGCCGCGGGGATCGAAGAGATCGGCATCATCATCGCGCCGGCGACCGGCGACGAGATCCGTGAACACGTGGGCGACGGCTCGCAATTCGGGGTCAGGATCACCTGGATCGTGCAGGAGGAGCCGCTCGGTCTCGCCCATTGCGTCCTGATCGCCCGGGACTTCCTCGGCGACGACGACTTCGTCATGTATCTCGGCGACAACATGCTCGAGCAGGGCCTCACCGAGTTCGTCGAGGGCTTCGAGAACGCACGTAGTGCCGAGCCCCAGTTGGGGGTGGAGCACATCGCTCCTGCCGCCCAGATCCTGCTCGCCAAGGTCGAGAACCCCACCGCCTTCGGCGTGGCCGAGATCGGCCCCAATGGTGAGGTGCTCCAGCTCGTCGAGAAGCCCGAGGTGCCGCCGTCGGACCTGGCCCTCGTCGGCGTCTACCTCTTCGATTCCACGATCCACACCGCGGTCGCTTCGATCGAGCCCTCGCCCCGGGGCGAGCTCGAGATCACCGATGCCATCCAATGGCTGGTGACCAACGGCCATCGGGTCAACCACGAGGTGCTCGTCGGCTGGTGGATCGACACCGGCAAGAAGGATCCGCTCCTCGAGTGCAACCGGCTCGTGCTCGACATCCTCAAGCGCAACGTCGCCGGCGACGTCGACGACCGTTCGTCGATCGACGGTCGTGTGGTGATCGAGGCCGGCGCCACGATCATCAACTCCACGGTCCGCGGCCCGGCCATCATCGGTGCCGGCACGGTCGTCGAGGACAGCTATGTCGGCCCCTACAGCTCGATCGCCGTCGACTGCCGCATCACCCGCAGCGAGATCGACAACTCCGTGCTCCTGCGACGCAGTTCGGTGACCGACATCCCCCGCCTGACCGACTCGCTCGTCGGCCGCGACACCCAGATCACGAAGGGCGATGCCCGGCCTCGGGCGACCCGTGTGATGCTCGGTGATCACTGCCATGTCGAGATCGAGTAG
- a CDS encoding dTDP-4-dehydrorhamnose 3,5-epimerase family protein, translating into MATVTPSDVIDGVYIVEPDIHRDERGYFIETYRRSWFPGQREMIQGNRGDRQGGAIVGLHYHLHQSDYWYCPYGKVRVVLHDLREGGPTDGATIVYDLGGDPRSDDTGDTHIHHGIYIPPGVAHGFAALTDCTLTYLVDGYYNPADELGVLWNDPEIGADWGLEDPILSGRDQANPLRADLPANRRPYHSLRTT; encoded by the coding sequence ATGGCAACCGTGACGCCGAGTGACGTCATCGACGGCGTCTACATCGTCGAACCCGACATCCATCGTGATGAACGCGGGTACTTCATCGAGACGTACCGCCGCTCCTGGTTCCCGGGGCAACGCGAGATGATCCAGGGCAATCGAGGCGACCGCCAGGGCGGGGCGATCGTCGGTCTCCACTACCACCTGCACCAGAGCGACTACTGGTACTGCCCTTACGGCAAGGTCCGCGTGGTGTTGCACGACCTGCGCGAGGGCGGGCCGACCGACGGCGCCACGATCGTCTACGACCTCGGCGGTGACCCTCGATCCGACGACACAGGTGACACCCACATCCATCACGGCATCTACATCCCGCCGGGCGTCGCCCACGGGTTCGCCGCCCTCACGGACTGCACGCTGACCTATCTCGTCGACGGCTACTACAACCCCGCCGACGAACTCGGCGTGCTCTGGAACGACCCGGAGATCGGTGCCGACTGGGGCCTGGAGGATCCGATCCTCTCGGGTCGCGACCAGGCCAATCCGCTGCGGGCCGATCTTCCGGCCAACCGCCGCCCGTACCACTCGCTGCGCACGACCTGA
- a CDS encoding Xaa-Pro peptidase family protein, with product MFAERLNRARAQMAADGVDVLMLSVGADLPYFSGYEAMPLERITMLVVPRDGAATLVVPALEAPRVREQPGVFTIAPWSESQDPIALIARLMGPAEVAAVGDHMWSGFLVDLIGARPDTSFRRASTITSPIRSVKTADEIARLRAASAAVDRIAARLQAGEIPLIGRTEAEVSAELGRQIIDEGHDRVNFAIVAAGENAASPHHEAGPRVIREGEGVLCDFGGTMVGDDGIGYCSDITRCVWVGETPERDFLEAYAVLHEAQAASVRAATVGTPAHDVDRAGREKIEAAGFGAYFINRTGHGIGVEAHEDPYIVEGNLEPLVAGNAFSIEPGIYMPGRWGMRLEDIVVATDAGPDPLNLVDHHLAVVTA from the coding sequence TCCGTCGGTGCCGACCTGCCCTACTTCAGCGGCTACGAGGCCATGCCCCTCGAGCGGATCACCATGCTGGTGGTGCCCCGAGACGGTGCGGCCACGCTCGTGGTTCCCGCGCTGGAGGCACCGCGCGTGCGCGAGCAGCCGGGTGTGTTCACGATCGCTCCGTGGTCGGAGAGTCAGGACCCCATCGCCCTGATCGCCCGGCTGATGGGCCCGGCCGAAGTCGCGGCGGTGGGTGACCACATGTGGAGCGGCTTCCTCGTCGACCTGATCGGGGCGCGGCCCGACACCTCGTTCCGACGGGCGTCGACGATCACGAGCCCCATCCGATCCGTGAAGACCGCCGACGAGATCGCCCGGCTCCGCGCGGCGAGCGCGGCAGTCGACCGGATTGCGGCACGCCTGCAGGCCGGTGAGATCCCGCTGATCGGGCGAACCGAGGCCGAGGTGTCGGCCGAACTCGGTCGCCAGATCATCGACGAGGGTCACGACCGCGTGAACTTCGCGATCGTCGCAGCGGGCGAGAACGCGGCATCGCCGCACCACGAGGCCGGTCCGCGCGTCATCCGCGAGGGCGAAGGCGTTCTGTGCGACTTCGGCGGCACCATGGTCGGCGACGACGGCATCGGCTACTGCTCCGACATCACCCGCTGCGTGTGGGTGGGGGAGACGCCCGAGCGCGACTTCCTCGAGGCCTATGCCGTGCTCCACGAGGCACAGGCGGCGTCGGTTCGGGCCGCAACGGTCGGGACGCCGGCCCACGACGTCGACCGGGCCGGTCGCGAGAAGATCGAGGCTGCCGGGTTCGGCGCGTACTTCATCAACCGCACCGGCCACGGCATCGGGGTCGAGGCCCACGAAGACCCCTACATCGTCGAGGGCAATCTCGAACCGCTGGTCGCCGGCAACGCCTTCTCGATCGAGCCCGGCATCTACATGCCCGGGCGATGGGGGATGCGCCTCGAAGACATCGTGGTGGCGACCGACGCGGGCCCCGATCCACTCAATCTGGTCGATCACCACCTGGCGGTGGTGACCGCGTGA
- the rfbB gene encoding dTDP-glucose 4,6-dehydratase, translating to MKLFVTGAAGFIGSNYVRHVLETSDDEVVIYDALTYAGNMASIEDVLGARVSFVHGDICDRDAVAAAMQGCDQVVHFAAESHVDRSISGPDAFVHTNCDGTNVMCDVARQLEVDRFLHVSTDEVYGSVEEGSSVETDPLEPRSPYSASKAGSDLIALSYFTTYEMPVIVTRASNNYGPYQFPEKVIPLFTTNLLDGGTVPLYGDGMNIRDWLFVADHCSGVDVVLRNAEPGQIYNIGGGNEITNRELTERLLELCGRDESAIDHVEDRLGHDRRYSIDCSKLKAIGWEPAQDFAEGLEKTVAWYRDNRAWWEPLKANTPSAR from the coding sequence ATGAAACTCTTCGTCACCGGTGCGGCCGGGTTCATCGGCAGCAACTATGTCCGCCACGTGCTCGAGACCAGCGACGACGAGGTGGTCATCTACGACGCCCTGACCTACGCGGGCAACATGGCCTCGATCGAGGACGTGCTGGGCGCTCGGGTGTCGTTCGTCCACGGCGACATCTGTGATCGCGACGCCGTCGCTGCGGCGATGCAGGGCTGCGACCAGGTCGTGCACTTCGCGGCCGAGTCCCACGTCGACCGTTCGATCAGTGGACCCGACGCCTTCGTCCACACCAACTGCGACGGCACCAATGTGATGTGCGACGTCGCTCGTCAGCTCGAGGTCGACCGGTTCCTGCACGTGTCGACCGATGAGGTCTACGGCTCGGTCGAAGAGGGATCGTCGGTCGAGACCGACCCGCTGGAACCGCGGTCGCCCTACAGCGCGTCGAAGGCGGGATCGGATCTGATCGCGCTCAGCTACTTCACCACCTACGAGATGCCGGTCATCGTCACCCGGGCGTCGAACAACTACGGGCCCTACCAGTTCCCCGAGAAGGTCATCCCCCTCTTCACGACCAACCTGCTCGACGGGGGCACGGTGCCGCTCTACGGCGACGGGATGAACATTCGGGACTGGTTGTTCGTTGCCGACCACTGCTCGGGCGTCGACGTCGTACTGCGCAACGCCGAGCCCGGCCAGATCTACAACATCGGCGGCGGCAACGAGATCACCAATCGCGAGCTCACCGAACGACTGCTCGAGCTCTGCGGGCGCGACGAGTCGGCGATCGATCATGTCGAGGACCGACTCGGACACGACCGGCGCTACTCGATCGACTGCTCGAAGCTGAAGGCGATCGGTTGGGAGCCGGCCCAGGACTTCGCCGAGGGACTGGAGAAGACGGTTGCCTGGTATCGCGACAACCGGGCATGGTGGGAGCCGCTGAAAGCCAACACCCCGTCGGCTCGATGA
- the moeB gene encoding molybdopterin-synthase adenylyltransferase MoeB, whose product MASFRELLQQAKASIHEVDTEAGEALLAEGYTLLDVREPDEYEQGAIPGSIHIPRGQLESNIENRVPDRATKLVVMCAGGVRSAFAVQTLEQLGYEHTVSMDGGFNKWKDEGREWKRPQTLTPDQRNRYQRHLLVPEIGDEGQLKLLDAKVLLLGAGGLGSPAALYLAAAGVGTIGIIDMDVVDESNLQRQILHNLDRIGERKVDSAKKTLTGLNPDVDVVTYDTRLGADNIMDIIAGYDVIIDGADNFPSRYLLNDATVKLGIPVVHGSIFRFEGQITVFDPRNGPTYRDMLPEAPPAEFAPSCAEAGVLGVLPGIVGSIQALEALKLILGIGDGLSGRLIAFDALEMTFREFKLRVDPGNEVTWENRDRIEITELDGLCMPSFTPA is encoded by the coding sequence ATGGCCAGTTTCCGTGAACTCCTCCAGCAGGCAAAGGCGTCGATCCACGAGGTCGACACCGAGGCCGGCGAAGCCCTCCTCGCCGAGGGCTACACACTCCTCGACGTGCGCGAACCCGACGAATACGAGCAGGGGGCCATCCCCGGTTCGATCCACATTCCGCGCGGCCAACTCGAGTCCAACATCGAGAACCGGGTACCCGACCGCGCCACGAAGCTCGTGGTGATGTGTGCGGGTGGCGTGCGTTCGGCATTCGCGGTCCAGACGCTCGAGCAGCTCGGGTACGAGCACACCGTGTCGATGGACGGCGGCTTCAACAAGTGGAAGGACGAGGGTCGCGAGTGGAAGCGTCCGCAGACCCTCACCCCCGATCAGCGCAACCGCTACCAGCGCCACCTGCTCGTGCCCGAGATCGGTGACGAGGGCCAGTTGAAGCTGCTCGACGCAAAGGTCCTTCTGTTGGGCGCCGGAGGGCTCGGCTCACCCGCCGCGCTCTACCTCGCCGCCGCCGGTGTCGGCACGATCGGCATCATCGACATGGACGTGGTCGACGAGTCGAATCTGCAACGCCAGATCCTGCACAACCTCGATCGCATCGGTGAGCGCAAGGTCGACTCGGCCAAGAAGACCCTCACCGGGCTCAACCCCGACGTCGACGTGGTCACCTACGACACCCGCCTCGGGGCCGACAACATCATGGACATCATCGCGGGCTACGACGTGATCATCGACGGTGCCGACAACTTCCCGAGCCGCTACCTGCTCAACGACGCCACCGTGAAGCTGGGGATTCCGGTCGTTCACGGTTCGATCTTCCGCTTCGAGGGACAGATCACGGTGTTCGATCCCCGCAACGGTCCGACGTATCGCGACATGCTGCCCGAGGCGCCGCCGGCCGAGTTCGCCCCGTCGTGCGCCGAAGCCGGAGTGCTCGGCGTGCTGCCGGGCATCGTCGGTTCGATCCAGGCGTTGGAAGCGCTGAAGCTGATCCTCGGCATCGGCGACGGGCTCAGCGGTCGGTTGATCGCGTTCGACGCGCTCGAGATGACGTTCCGCGAGTTCAAGCTGCGGGTCGATCCCGGCAACGAGGTGACGTGGGAGAACCGCGACCGGATCGAGATCACCGAACTCGACGGGCTCTGCATGCCGAGCTTCACACCGGCGTGA
- a CDS encoding Sir2 family NAD-dependent protein deacetylase: MNSGDLERARALIDDAASVAVLTGAGISTDSGIPDFRGPQGLWTKNPLAEKASNIRYYVADPEVRRANWAARASGELWANVEPNIGHHALVHLERRGKLHTLITQNVDELHQRAGNSPELVVEVHGTTRKVACLSCEYRDNMEEAIVRVRAGDPDPACPRCGGLLKSATVSFGQSLDAEDLRRSEVAANEAEVFVTVGTTLAVFPINETVRIARNAGAGIVIVNDQPTAMDHLADVVLRARIADVLPTIMGMPTA; this comes from the coding sequence ATGAACAGTGGTGACCTCGAGCGGGCGCGGGCGCTCATCGACGACGCGGCCTCGGTGGCGGTGCTCACCGGCGCCGGTATCTCGACGGATTCCGGCATTCCCGACTTCCGCGGGCCACAGGGGCTGTGGACGAAGAACCCGTTGGCCGAGAAGGCCTCCAACATCCGCTACTACGTGGCCGATCCCGAGGTACGCCGGGCCAACTGGGCCGCCCGTGCCTCGGGTGAGCTGTGGGCCAACGTCGAGCCGAACATCGGACACCATGCGCTGGTGCATCTGGAGCGCCGCGGCAAACTCCACACCCTGATCACGCAGAACGTCGACGAGCTGCATCAACGGGCCGGGAACAGCCCGGAGCTCGTCGTCGAGGTCCATGGCACGACCCGCAAGGTCGCCTGCCTGTCGTGTGAGTACCGCGACAACATGGAGGAAGCCATCGTGAGGGTGCGGGCCGGCGACCCGGATCCCGCGTGTCCTCGATGTGGCGGTCTGCTCAAGTCGGCCACGGTGTCGTTCGGGCAGTCGCTCGACGCGGAGGATCTCCGCCGGTCCGAGGTGGCCGCCAACGAGGCCGAGGTCTTCGTGACCGTCGGCACGACCCTCGCCGTGTTCCCGATCAACGAGACGGTGAGGATCGCGAGGAATGCCGGGGCCGGGATCGTCATCGTCAACGACCAACCGACGGCCATGGACCATCTCGCCGACGTCGTCCTGCGGGCCCGGATCGCCGACGTGTTGCCGACGATCATGGGAATGCCCACGGCGTGA
- a CDS encoding Flp family type IVb pilin, with translation MTTAYQFLSAWITAHIDDERGASLVEYALLVALIAVVCIAAVTALGESASSKFSEVDSAIG, from the coding sequence ATGACCACCGCTTACCAGTTCCTTTCCGCCTGGATCACCGCTCACATCGATGACGAGCGTGGCGCCAGCCTCGTCGAGTACGCGCTGCTCGTCGCGCTGATCGCTGTCGTGTGCATCGCTGCCGTCACCGCCCTCGGCGAGTCGGCTTCGAGCAAGTTCTCCGAGGTCGACTCGGCGATCGGCTGA
- a CDS encoding Ku protein: MPRAIWNGSISFGLVNIPVKLYSAVSRKTVRFNQIDSATGARVKQKRVSADDGEEVPYERIVKGYELPSGEYVLITDEEVAALDPEAVRTIDIDEFVDLADIDPMFYDNAYHLVPDEQTAKPYKLLATAMEEAGKVGICHFVMRSKQYLGAVRPVDGRLVLSTMVYADEIVDPAEIGGFDLLADIAIDEKEQAMAEQLIATLDATFDPSRHTDTYREAVLELIDRKAAGESSEDLVPAPAPSSDKVIDLMAALEASVTAAKKARGRHPAAGGATTPSSRAKRATKAAKRPAKAAKKAAKRPAKKAARVKKSA; encoded by the coding sequence ATGCCGAGAGCGATTTGGAACGGGTCGATCAGCTTCGGGCTGGTCAACATCCCGGTGAAGTTGTACAGCGCGGTGTCACGCAAGACCGTGCGCTTCAACCAGATCGACTCGGCTACGGGCGCGCGCGTGAAGCAGAAGCGCGTGTCGGCCGACGATGGCGAAGAGGTCCCCTACGAGCGCATCGTGAAGGGCTACGAACTCCCCTCGGGCGAGTATGTGCTCATCACCGACGAGGAGGTCGCAGCGCTCGATCCCGAGGCCGTCCGCACGATCGACATCGACGAGTTCGTCGACCTCGCCGACATCGACCCGATGTTCTACGACAACGCCTACCACCTGGTCCCCGACGAGCAGACGGCCAAGCCCTACAAGCTGCTGGCCACGGCGATGGAGGAGGCCGGCAAGGTCGGCATCTGCCATTTCGTCATGCGCTCGAAGCAGTACCTGGGCGCCGTTCGCCCGGTCGACGGTCGACTCGTGTTGTCGACGATGGTCTACGCCGACGAGATCGTCGACCCTGCCGAGATCGGCGGATTCGATCTGCTGGCCGACATCGCGATCGACGAGAAGGAGCAGGCGATGGCCGAGCAACTGATCGCCACGCTCGACGCGACCTTCGACCCGTCGCGTCACACCGACACCTATCGCGAGGCCGTCCTCGAGCTGATCGACCGCAAGGCCGCGGGGGAGAGCAGCGAAGATCTCGTCCCGGCACCGGCGCCGTCCTCCGACAAGGTGATCGATCTCATGGCTGCGCTCGAGGCCTCGGTCACGGCCGCGAAGAAGGCCCGGGGCCGGCACCCTGCGGCCGGCGGGGCCACCACGCCCTCGTCGCGTGCGAAGCGCGCCACGAAGGCGGCGAAGCGTCCGGCCAAGGCTGCGAAGAAGGCGGCGAAGCGTCCGGCCAAGAAGGCAGCGCGGGTCAAGAAGTCGGCCTGA
- a CDS encoding alpha/beta hydrolase, which produces MLSVRARMINGVLRVARWVGADRRADAALADRASLDRLLRTVRRFDAVDPPRRLRRRWRHEQLAVAGSALHLLERDAGGPRRVLLYFHGGGYMVGPAKMHWKAAAEVARGGRADLAMLIYPKTPEHDHRATIAAAVEAYELLVSRYGSDNVVVGGDSAGGGLVATLLSVLRERGVDQPRAAILISPWLDVSMSDPASRAQADTDLMLTIEGAIAAGRYYAADRATTDALVSPRFAATSGFAPMHLFVGTEEIFLADCLGYAEKARANGDPVTLRVMAKGQHVAAIFSTPEGRIARAQMLALIDWP; this is translated from the coding sequence ATGTTGAGCGTGCGGGCACGGATGATCAACGGTGTCCTCCGGGTGGCCCGCTGGGTCGGTGCGGACCGGAGGGCCGACGCGGCGCTCGCCGATCGGGCATCCCTCGATCGGCTGCTGCGGACGGTGCGCCGATTCGATGCGGTGGATCCGCCCCGGCGTCTCCGGCGGCGGTGGCGCCACGAGCAGCTCGCGGTGGCCGGTTCGGCGCTCCACCTGCTCGAGCGCGACGCCGGTGGTCCACGTCGGGTACTGCTCTACTTCCACGGCGGCGGCTACATGGTCGGTCCGGCGAAGATGCATTGGAAGGCCGCCGCCGAAGTCGCCAGGGGCGGCCGTGCCGATCTCGCTATGCTGATCTACCCGAAGACGCCGGAGCACGATCACCGGGCCACGATCGCGGCTGCGGTCGAGGCCTACGAACTCCTGGTCAGCCGCTACGGCAGCGACAACGTGGTGGTCGGCGGCGACTCCGCCGGCGGTGGCCTCGTGGCCACATTGCTGTCGGTGCTTCGCGAGCGTGGCGTCGACCAGCCCCGGGCGGCCATCCTCATCTCACCGTGGCTCGACGTCTCCATGTCCGACCCTGCGTCTCGGGCCCAGGCGGACACCGATCTGATGTTGACGATCGAGGGTGCGATCGCCGCCGGTCGCTACTACGCCGCCGACCGGGCGACGACCGATGCGCTGGTGTCACCTCGTTTCGCCGCGACGAGCGGGTTCGCCCCGATGCACCTGTTCGTGGGTACCGAGGAGATCTTCCTCGCGGACTGCCTGGGGTACGCAGAGAAGGCCCGGGCCAACGGTGATCCGGTGACGCTGCGTGTGATGGCGAAGGGGCAGCACGTTGCCGCGATCTTCTCGACGCCCGAGGGCCGGATCGCCCGGGCCCAGATGCTGGCCCTCATCGACTGGCCGTGA